A portion of the Bifidobacterium sp. ESL0800 genome contains these proteins:
- the gatB gene encoding Asp-tRNA(Asn)/Glu-tRNA(Gln) amidotransferase subunit GatB, protein MAEKLMKYSDAVKEFDPVFGLETHVELCTQTKLFCPAHEEFGAEPNTELSPVSLGLPGSLPVVNKTAVDFAIKLGLALHCEIHEWSQFARKNYFYPDMPRDYQISQFDKPTNGNGYLDVELDDGSTFRVPIERAHIEDDAGKNTHVGGADGRIEGADHSLVDYNRAGVPLIEIVTKPVEGGGDRVPEIADAYMRAIRDIVRALGISHGRMEQGNMRADVNISLRKKGTTKLGTRSETKNVNTFRGIKKTLQYEIRRQAAILDEGGEILQETRHWDEATQTTAGGRVKSDANDYRYFPDPDLVMLHITQEHIDEIAKTMPEMPRERRARLQKEWNLTDLQMRDLINADALDLVEETVKDGASAAGARKWWLGEISRVANERSLSLEELPITPADVAEVEKLVAAGKLNDKLAKQTVTGVLAGEGTPDEVVKKHNYQVVSDDGALEKAVDEALAANPDVAEKLKSGNMKPMGAIIGAVMRATHGQADAKAVSALVIKKMKG, encoded by the coding sequence ATGGCTGAAAAATTGATGAAGTATTCCGATGCCGTCAAGGAATTTGACCCGGTATTCGGTCTGGAAACCCACGTCGAGCTGTGCACGCAGACCAAGCTGTTCTGCCCGGCGCACGAGGAGTTCGGCGCGGAGCCGAACACGGAGCTGAGCCCGGTGAGCCTCGGCCTGCCCGGAAGTCTGCCGGTGGTCAACAAGACCGCCGTCGACTTCGCGATCAAGCTGGGTCTGGCGCTGCACTGTGAGATCCACGAGTGGAGCCAGTTCGCCCGCAAGAACTACTTCTACCCGGACATGCCGCGCGACTACCAGATCTCGCAGTTCGACAAGCCGACCAACGGCAACGGCTACCTCGACGTCGAGCTGGACGACGGCAGCACGTTCCGCGTGCCGATCGAGCGTGCACACATCGAGGACGACGCCGGCAAGAACACCCACGTGGGCGGCGCCGACGGCCGTATCGAGGGCGCGGACCACTCGCTGGTCGACTACAACCGCGCCGGCGTCCCGCTGATCGAGATCGTCACCAAGCCCGTCGAGGGCGGCGGCGACCGCGTTCCGGAGATCGCGGACGCCTACATGCGCGCCATCCGCGACATCGTGCGTGCCTTGGGCATTTCCCACGGCCGCATGGAGCAGGGCAATATGCGTGCCGACGTCAACATCTCGTTGCGCAAAAAGGGCACCACCAAGCTCGGCACTCGTTCGGAGACCAAGAACGTCAACACGTTCCGTGGCATCAAGAAGACCTTGCAGTACGAGATTCGCCGTCAGGCGGCCATCCTCGACGAGGGCGGCGAGATTCTGCAGGAGACCCGCCACTGGGACGAGGCCACGCAGACCACCGCTGGCGGCAGGGTAAAGTCCGATGCCAACGATTACCGTTACTTCCCCGATCCCGACCTCGTGATGCTGCACATCACGCAGGAGCACATCGACGAGATCGCCAAGACCATGCCGGAGATGCCGCGCGAGCGTCGTGCCCGCCTGCAGAAGGAATGGAACCTGACCGATCTGCAGATGCGCGACCTGATCAACGCCGACGCGCTCGACCTGGTCGAGGAGACCGTCAAGGACGGTGCCTCGGCTGCCGGCGCCCGCAAGTGGTGGCTCGGCGAGATCTCACGCGTCGCCAACGAGCGCAGCCTGTCGCTTGAAGAGCTGCCGATCACCCCGGCCGATGTGGCCGAGGTCGAGAAGCTCGTCGCCGCGGGTAAGCTCAACGACAAGCTCGCCAAGCAGACCGTCACCGGCGTTCTGGCCGGCGAGGGCACGCCTGATGAGGTGGTCAAGAAGCACAACTACCAGGTCGTCTCCGACGATGGCGCGCTCGAGAAGGCTGTCGACGAGGCGCTTGCCGCCAATCCCGATGTGGCCGAGAAGCTCAAGAGCGGCAACATGAAGCCGATGGGCGCCATCATCGGTGCCGTCATGCGCGCCACCCACGGTCAGGCCGACGCCAAGGCCGTCAGCGCTCTGGTCATCAAGAAAATGAAAGGCTGA
- a CDS encoding GNAT family N-acetyltransferase translates to MSENSEIPAEDATPRQLPERIVIPEIRGEMVHLRPATLDDLPRLDQLEVYFNASGDTGKDKQSERAVVQAWVKRSVAWVNGVAASESGVGDPEARRTMAWTILTDSDHDADGKIDAEETDNVIGMIFLIDIDGWARSARIQVMLGKDYRGRGYSRDAMPRVMTYGFASTPVGLGMHRIWVAVPEKSTRTLSVYQSLGFIKSGTSRDSLWDASIGKYQDLIVLDTLVDEYDPIHSLDAFGMHVIEGNPGVKEAMAAREHSIEIQQHKNRKNKDVVSSPDASCGETSGNLAEQGNGGEGNGQKAKRKHDDAGVVESQSVANEASAAVDSISGAADMATARGDDSLSASARQSSEYPEQKRKSDDSDETSWPFSATQSKKSKKAWWRSLGHGSQKKGDVDKTSVSKNDKSGGSVQ, encoded by the coding sequence ATGTCTGAAAACTCCGAAATTCCCGCAGAGGATGCAACGCCGCGTCAGCTGCCGGAACGTATTGTCATACCGGAGATTCGTGGCGAGATGGTGCATCTGCGCCCCGCCACCCTTGACGATCTGCCGAGGCTCGATCAGCTTGAGGTCTATTTCAACGCTTCCGGCGATACCGGCAAAGACAAGCAGTCCGAGCGCGCCGTCGTTCAGGCCTGGGTCAAGCGTTCCGTGGCATGGGTCAACGGCGTTGCCGCATCGGAATCCGGAGTCGGTGATCCCGAGGCCCGGCGCACGATGGCCTGGACCATTCTGACCGATTCGGATCATGACGCCGACGGCAAAATCGATGCTGAGGAGACCGACAATGTCATAGGCATGATCTTCCTGATCGATATCGATGGCTGGGCACGTTCGGCCCGTATCCAGGTGATGCTCGGCAAGGATTACCGTGGCCGCGGCTATTCGCGCGACGCGATGCCGCGCGTGATGACCTACGGGTTTGCCTCCACCCCGGTGGGTTTGGGAATGCACCGTATCTGGGTGGCGGTGCCGGAGAAAAGCACCCGTACCCTCTCGGTCTATCAATCGTTGGGCTTCATCAAGTCCGGCACGTCCCGCGATTCGCTGTGGGACGCCTCGATTGGCAAATATCAGGACCTCATCGTTCTCGACACCCTGGTAGACGAGTATGACCCGATTCATTCGTTGGATGCTTTCGGCATGCATGTCATCGAAGGCAATCCCGGCGTCAAAGAGGCGATGGCCGCCCGCGAGCATTCCATCGAAATCCAGCAGCACAAGAATCGGAAAAACAAAGACGTCGTTTCAAGTCCTGATGCCAGTTGCGGGGAGACCAGCGGAAATCTCGCGGAACAGGGAAACGGTGGAGAAGGCAACGGCCAAAAAGCGAAGCGTAAACATGACGATGCCGGAGTCGTCGAAAGCCAATCTGTGGCTAACGAGGCCTCTGCAGCTGTCGATTCCATATCCGGAGCAGCGGATATGGCAACTGCTCGTGGTGATGATTCCTTATCGGCATCGGCACGGCAAAGCTCGGAGTATCCTGAGCAGAAGCGTAAGAGTGATGATTCCGATGAAACGTCATGGCCGTTTTCCGCCACGCAAAGCAAGAAATCGAAAAAGGCCTGGTGGCGTAGTCTTGGTCACGGCAGTCAGAAAAAAGGCGACGTCGACAAGACGTCCGTTTCGAAAAACGACAAATCAGGAGGTAGCGTTCAGTGA
- a CDS encoding DUF2469 domain-containing protein: protein MSAEDLDDYEMNAELALYKEYRDVIKLFTYVVETERRFYLANKVDFNVRSAGQDVYFDVQLTDAWVWDVYRSSRFVKNVRIVTFKDVNVEEVQKSDIDIPDSLA, encoded by the coding sequence GTGAGCGCTGAAGATCTCGACGATTACGAGATGAACGCCGAGCTGGCACTTTACAAGGAGTACCGCGACGTCATCAAGCTGTTCACGTACGTCGTGGAGACGGAGCGGCGCTTCTACTTGGCCAACAAGGTGGATTTCAACGTGCGTTCCGCCGGGCAGGATGTCTATTTCGACGTGCAGCTTACGGATGCGTGGGTCTGGGATGTCTACCGCTCGTCGCGCTTCGTCAAGAACGTGCGGATTGTGACGTTCAAGGATGTCAACGTAGAGGAAGTGCAGAAGTCCGACATCGATATTCCCGATTCTCTGGCTTGA
- a CDS encoding NAD(P)/FAD-dependent oxidoreductase, with amino-acid sequence MAEDAGKKSVVIIGGGPAGLTAAWELLKDGGADKFDVTVLEATREFGGISRTVKHNGNRMDIGGHRFFSKDDRVMDWWKNIMPLQGAPSYDDKKLGRHHDLEPGGPDPEKTDVVMLKRHRVSRIFWNQHFLDYPISLSPGLFKALGLKLTLKAGFSYLWSMIHKLPEDNLENFYINRFGRQLYSMFFEGYTTKVWGRTPSQISADWGAQRVRGLSVITVLKNAIAKMRPKKRDSSQVETSLIEEFWYPKLGPGQLWEIVEGQVVDNGGKVITDANVVEFKQKADGSIASVIYVDDKGARTELKADDFISSMPVKDLVNAIDRAAKEDEAANAGDSSNAADAADTAASKEVVTTSEDVPADMKRIANGLPYRDFVTVGLLVGHLRLKNTTDMKTLGNPPIVPDCWIYVQDPGYKVGRVQIFNNWSPYLVKDVDNTVWVGLEYFCEEGDDFWNLSDEEATKFAIKELTRMRVINGPEDVLDSHREHVKKAYPAYFDTYDEMPQLIDWLDKFGNLYCVGRNGQHRYNNQDHSMASAMEAVSNIKSGRADKKNVWSVNTEKSYHEEK; translated from the coding sequence GTGGCTGAGGATGCTGGCAAGAAGTCTGTGGTGATTATCGGTGGCGGGCCTGCGGGTCTGACGGCGGCTTGGGAACTGCTCAAGGACGGCGGCGCCGACAAGTTTGATGTGACCGTTTTGGAAGCGACGCGCGAGTTCGGCGGTATTTCGCGCACGGTGAAGCACAACGGCAACCGCATGGATATCGGCGGGCACCGTTTCTTCTCGAAGGACGACCGCGTGATGGACTGGTGGAAGAACATCATGCCGTTGCAGGGTGCGCCTTCGTATGACGACAAGAAGCTCGGCCGTCACCACGACCTCGAGCCCGGCGGCCCGGATCCGGAGAAGACCGATGTCGTGATGCTCAAGCGTCACCGTGTCTCGCGTATCTTCTGGAACCAGCATTTCCTGGACTATCCGATTTCGCTTTCCCCGGGCCTGTTCAAGGCGTTGGGTCTGAAGCTGACGCTGAAGGCCGGATTCAGCTATCTTTGGTCGATGATTCACAAGCTGCCGGAAGACAATCTCGAGAACTTCTATATCAATCGTTTCGGCCGTCAGCTTTACTCGATGTTCTTTGAAGGCTATACCACCAAGGTGTGGGGTCGCACGCCTTCGCAGATTTCGGCGGATTGGGGCGCCCAGCGCGTGCGCGGCCTGTCCGTGATTACGGTGCTGAAGAACGCGATCGCCAAGATGAGGCCGAAAAAGCGCGATTCCAGCCAGGTGGAGACCTCGCTGATCGAGGAGTTCTGGTATCCGAAGCTCGGCCCGGGCCAGCTCTGGGAGATCGTCGAGGGCCAGGTCGTCGATAATGGCGGCAAGGTCATCACCGACGCGAACGTGGTCGAATTCAAGCAGAAGGCCGACGGTTCGATTGCTTCGGTGATCTACGTCGACGACAAGGGCGCACGCACCGAGCTCAAGGCGGACGATTTCATCTCGTCCATGCCCGTCAAGGACTTGGTCAACGCCATCGACAGGGCCGCGAAAGAGGACGAAGCCGCAAACGCCGGCGATAGTTCGAACGCTGCGGATGCCGCTGATACCGCCGCTTCCAAGGAAGTCGTCACGACTTCGGAAGACGTGCCTGCAGATATGAAGCGTATCGCCAACGGCCTGCCGTACCGTGATTTCGTCACCGTCGGCCTCTTGGTTGGTCACCTCCGCCTGAAGAACACGACGGACATGAAGACGCTCGGCAACCCGCCGATTGTGCCGGACTGCTGGATCTACGTGCAGGACCCGGGCTACAAGGTCGGCCGTGTGCAGATCTTCAACAACTGGAGTCCGTACCTGGTCAAGGATGTCGACAACACCGTGTGGGTCGGCCTCGAGTACTTCTGCGAGGAGGGCGACGACTTCTGGAACCTTTCGGACGAAGAAGCCACGAAGTTCGCCATCAAGGAGCTCACCCGCATGCGCGTGATCAACGGCCCCGAGGACGTCTTGGACTCCCACCGCGAGCATGTCAAGAAGGCTTATCCCGCCTACTTCGACACCTACGACGAAATGCCGCAGCTGATCGACTGGCTCGACAAGTTCGGTAACCTCTACTGCGTGGGCCGCAACGGCCAGCACCGCTACAACAACCAGGACCACTCCATGGCCAGCGCGATGGAAGCCGTGAGCAATATCAAGTCCGGCCGCGCCGACAAGAAGAACGTCTGGAGCGTCAATACCGAAAAGTCCTATCATGAGGAAAAATAG